In Felis catus isolate Fca126 chromosome A2, F.catus_Fca126_mat1.0, whole genome shotgun sequence, the following proteins share a genomic window:
- the PCSK4 gene encoding proprotein convertase subtilisin/kexin type 4 isoform X2, producing MRETEAPESLDLWKTRAGCSPPPPPRLRPDLRAPWGGGGRQPQGPLGVDAFQGSLWPRGRGGRLGPLGGLAGGRGFGGPAPAPPPAAMRPAWTALWLRLALALGLALVGPLPVGWSSARVPIYVSSWAVRVSQGYREAERLARKFGFVYLGQIFPDGQYFHLRHRGVVQQSLSPHWGHRLRLKKDPKVQWFEQQTLRRRVKRSAAVPTDPWFSKQWYMNNKVRPDLNVLQVWSQGLSGRGIVVSVLDDGIEKDHPDLWANYDPLASYDFNDYDPDPQPRYTPGDENRHGTRCAGEVAAIANNGFCGAGVAYNARIGGVRMLDGTITDVIEAQSLSLQPQHIHIYSASWGPEDDGRTVDGPGVLTREAFRRGVTKGRGGLGTLFVWASGNGGLHYDNCNCDGYTNSVYTLSVGSTTREGRAPWYSEACASTLTTTYSSGVATDPQIVTTDLHHRCTDKHTGTSASAPLAAGMIALALEANPFLTWRDMQHLVVRASRPAQLQAEDWRTNGVGRRVSHHYGYGLLDAGLLVDMARTWLPTRRQQKCVIEIVHTPTPAAGALTARAAPSPILPLTQVRRSVSACAGRANHIRSLEHVQVQLSLSYSRRGDLEISLTSPMGTRSTLVAIRCRGGVPGPVAAALSFPRPLDVSGQGYNNWTFMSTHFWDEDPRGPWTLGLENKGYYFNTGTLYRYTLLLYGTAEDMTARPPGPQVPRPHPAGSDRWARPLPPCEPARAAAPPATPASAAPRSPALPAPPPPPRPPRWTSVAAPAQDPSLPAASPQPAAVAHPGRHCGRARAVVLAPLAVAFGSPSLRSVLAVGCPPLCAGPPATTPGPAAGRDLETPE from the exons AtgagggagactgaggctccaGAGAGTTTGGATCTATGGAAGACCAGGGCGGggtgttccccgccccccccaccccgtcttcGGCCGGATCTTCGCgctccttggggggggggggggagacagccGCAAGGACCCCTGGGAGTTGACGCCTTTCAGGGGTCGCTATGGcctcgggggcggggcgggcgcttGGGCCCACTCGGCGGTTTGGCCGGGGGGAGGGGTTTCggaggccccgccccggccccgccccccgccgccatGCGGCCCGCCTGGACTGCGCTCTGGCTGCGCCTTGCCTTGGCTCTGGGCCTGGCCCTCGTTGGCCCCCTGCCTGTGGGGTGGTCCTCGGCCCGGGTCCCCATCTATGTCAGCAGCTGGGCCGTGCGGGTGTCCCAGGGTTACCGGGAGGCCGAGCGCCTGGCGCGCAAATTCGGCTTCGTCTacctggggcag ATCTTTCCTGACGGGCAGTACTTCCACCTGAGGCACCGGGGCGTGGTCCAGCAGTCCCTGAGCCCACACTGGGGCCATCGCCTGCGCCTGAAGAAAGACCCCAAG GTGCAGTGGTTCGAGCAGCAGACGCTGCGGCGGCGTGTGAAGCGCTCGGCGGCGGTGCCCACGGACCCCTGGTTCTCCAAGCAGTGGTACATG AACAACAAGGTGCGGCCGGACCTGAACGTCCTGCAGGTCTGGAGCCAGGGGCTGTCGGGCCGGggcattgtggtctctgtcctgGACGATGGCATCGAGAAGGACCACCCGGACCTCTGGGCCAACTAC GACCCCCTGGCCAGCTACGACTTCAATGACTACGACCCAGACCCCCAGCCGCGATACACGCCCGGCGACGAGAACCG GCACGGGACCCGCTGTGCCGGGGAAGTGGCCGCAATCGCAAACAACGGGTTCTGTGGAGCGGGTGTCGCCTACAATGCCCGGATCGGAG GCGTGCGCATGCTGGACGGCACCATCACGGACGTCATCGAGGCCCAGTCGCTGAGCCTGCAGCCGCAGCACATCCACATCTACAGCGCCAGCTGGGGCCCCGAGGACGACGGCCGCACGGTGGACGGCCCGGGCGTCCTCACCCGCGAGGCCTTCAGGCGCGGCGTGACCAAG GGCCGCGGTGGGCTGGGCACTCTCTTCGTCTGGGCGTCGGGCAACGGCGGCCTGCACTACGACAATTGCAACTGCGACGGCTACACCAACAGCGTGTACACGCTCTCCGTGGGCAGCACCACCCGCGAGGGCCGCGCGCCCTGGTACAGCGAGGCCTGCGCCTCCACACTCACCACCACCTACAGCAGCGGCGTGGCCACCGACCCGCAGATC GTCACCACGGATCTGCACCACCGGTGCACGGACAAACACACGGGCACCTCGGCGTCGGCCCCGCTGGCCGCGGGCATGATCGCCCTGGCTCTGGAGGCCAA CCCGTTCTTGACATGGAGGGATATGCAGCACTTGGTGGTCCGAGCGTCCAGACCCGCGCAGCTCCAGGCTGAGGACTGGAGGACCAACGGCGTGGGGCGCCGAG TGAGCCACCACTATGGCTACGGGCTGCTGGATGCGGGGCTGCTGGTGGACATGGCTCGAACGTGGCTGCCCACACGGCGCCAGCAGAAGTGCGTCATTGAGATCGTACACACCCCCAC gcccGCAGCAGGCGCGCTCACAGCCCGCGCCGCCCCCAGCCCCATCTTGCCGCTGACGCAAGTGAGGAGGAGCGTGTCGGCGTGCGCTGGCCGAGCCAACCACATCCGCTCGCTGGAGCACGTGCAGGTGCAGCTCTCGCTGTCCTACAGTCGCCGCGGGGACCTGGAGATCTCGCTCACGAGCCCCATGGGCACCCGCTCCACGCTCGTGGCCATCAGGTGCAGGGGTGGGGTACCCGGCCCCGTGGCAGCcgctctgtccttccccag ACCCTTGGACGTCAGCGGCCAAGGCTACAACAACTGGACCTTTATGTCCACCCACTTCTGGGACGAGGACCCGCGGGGCCCCTGGACGCTGGGCCTGGAAAACAAGGGCTACTACTTCAACACGG GGACGCTGTACCGCTACACGCTGCTGCTCTACGGGACGGCCGAGGACATGACGGCGCGGCCCCCGGGCCCCCAG GTACCTCGGCCACACCCGGCAGGCAGTGACCGCTGGGCCCGGCCGCTCCCGCCCTGTGAGCCTGCTCGAGCCGCGGCGCCTCCTGCTACACCTGCCTCGGCCGCTCCCCGCTCACCTGcactgcctgccccccccccccccccccggcctccaCGCTGGACGAGCGTCGCGGCTCCTGCTCAGGACCCGTCCCTCCCAGCGGCCTCCCCCCAGCCCGCCGCAGTCGCCCACCCCGGCCGCCACTGCGGCCGAGCCCGGGCCGTGGTACTGGCCCCGCTGGCCGTGGCCTTCGGGAGCCCCTCACTCCGCAGTGTCCTCGCTGTAGGCTGCCCACCTCTGTGTGCGGGGCCCCCCGCCACCACCCCAGGTCCAGCTGCTGGCCGGGACCTAGAGACACCTGAGTAG
- the PCSK4 gene encoding proprotein convertase subtilisin/kexin type 4 isoform X5 — protein MRETEAPESLDLWKTRAGCSPPPPPRLRPDLRAPWGGGGRQPQGPLGVDAFQGSLWPRGRGGRLGPLGGLAGGRGFGGPAPAPPPAAMRPAWTALWLRLALALGLALVGPLPVGWSSARVPIYVSSWAVRVSQGYREAERLARKFGFVYLGQIFPDGQYFHLRHRGVVQQSLSPHWGHRLRLKKDPKVQWFEQQTLRRRVKRSAAVPTDPWFSKQWYMNNKVRPDLNVLQVWSQGLSGRGIVVSVLDDGIEKDHPDLWANYDPLASYDFNDYDPDPQPRYTPGDENRHGTRCAGEVAAIANNGFCGAGVAYNARIGGVRMLDGTITDVIEAQSLSLQPQHIHIYSASWGPEDDGRTVDGPGVLTREAFRRGVTKGRGGLGTLFVWASGNGGLHYDNCNCDGYTNSVYTLSVGSTTREGRAPWYSEACASTLTTTYSSGVATDPQIVTTDLHHRCTDKHTGTSASAPLAAGMIALALEANPFLTWRDMQHLVVRASRPAQLQAEDWRTNGVGRRVSHHYGYGLLDAGLLVDMARTWLPTRRQQKCVIEIVHTPTPILPLTQVRRSVSACAGRANHIRSLEHVQVQLSLSYSRRGDLEISLTSPMGTRSTLVAIRPLDVSGQGYNNWTFMSTHFWDEDPRGPWTLGLENKGYYFNTGTLYRYTLLLYGTAEDMTARPPGPQVTGSACVQRDTEGPCQERHGPAHVLGHLRLSYCPPRYLGHTRQAVTAGPGRSRPVSLLEPRRLLLHLPRPLPAHLHCLPPPPPPGLHAGRASRLLLRTRPSQRPPPSPPQSPTPAATAAEPGPWYWPRWPWPSGAPHSAVSSL, from the exons AtgagggagactgaggctccaGAGAGTTTGGATCTATGGAAGACCAGGGCGGggtgttccccgccccccccaccccgtcttcGGCCGGATCTTCGCgctccttggggggggggggggagacagccGCAAGGACCCCTGGGAGTTGACGCCTTTCAGGGGTCGCTATGGcctcgggggcggggcgggcgcttGGGCCCACTCGGCGGTTTGGCCGGGGGGAGGGGTTTCggaggccccgccccggccccgccccccgccgccatGCGGCCCGCCTGGACTGCGCTCTGGCTGCGCCTTGCCTTGGCTCTGGGCCTGGCCCTCGTTGGCCCCCTGCCTGTGGGGTGGTCCTCGGCCCGGGTCCCCATCTATGTCAGCAGCTGGGCCGTGCGGGTGTCCCAGGGTTACCGGGAGGCCGAGCGCCTGGCGCGCAAATTCGGCTTCGTCTacctggggcag ATCTTTCCTGACGGGCAGTACTTCCACCTGAGGCACCGGGGCGTGGTCCAGCAGTCCCTGAGCCCACACTGGGGCCATCGCCTGCGCCTGAAGAAAGACCCCAAG GTGCAGTGGTTCGAGCAGCAGACGCTGCGGCGGCGTGTGAAGCGCTCGGCGGCGGTGCCCACGGACCCCTGGTTCTCCAAGCAGTGGTACATG AACAACAAGGTGCGGCCGGACCTGAACGTCCTGCAGGTCTGGAGCCAGGGGCTGTCGGGCCGGggcattgtggtctctgtcctgGACGATGGCATCGAGAAGGACCACCCGGACCTCTGGGCCAACTAC GACCCCCTGGCCAGCTACGACTTCAATGACTACGACCCAGACCCCCAGCCGCGATACACGCCCGGCGACGAGAACCG GCACGGGACCCGCTGTGCCGGGGAAGTGGCCGCAATCGCAAACAACGGGTTCTGTGGAGCGGGTGTCGCCTACAATGCCCGGATCGGAG GCGTGCGCATGCTGGACGGCACCATCACGGACGTCATCGAGGCCCAGTCGCTGAGCCTGCAGCCGCAGCACATCCACATCTACAGCGCCAGCTGGGGCCCCGAGGACGACGGCCGCACGGTGGACGGCCCGGGCGTCCTCACCCGCGAGGCCTTCAGGCGCGGCGTGACCAAG GGCCGCGGTGGGCTGGGCACTCTCTTCGTCTGGGCGTCGGGCAACGGCGGCCTGCACTACGACAATTGCAACTGCGACGGCTACACCAACAGCGTGTACACGCTCTCCGTGGGCAGCACCACCCGCGAGGGCCGCGCGCCCTGGTACAGCGAGGCCTGCGCCTCCACACTCACCACCACCTACAGCAGCGGCGTGGCCACCGACCCGCAGATC GTCACCACGGATCTGCACCACCGGTGCACGGACAAACACACGGGCACCTCGGCGTCGGCCCCGCTGGCCGCGGGCATGATCGCCCTGGCTCTGGAGGCCAA CCCGTTCTTGACATGGAGGGATATGCAGCACTTGGTGGTCCGAGCGTCCAGACCCGCGCAGCTCCAGGCTGAGGACTGGAGGACCAACGGCGTGGGGCGCCGAG TGAGCCACCACTATGGCTACGGGCTGCTGGATGCGGGGCTGCTGGTGGACATGGCTCGAACGTGGCTGCCCACACGGCGCCAGCAGAAGTGCGTCATTGAGATCGTACACACCCCCAC CCCCATCTTGCCGCTGACGCAAGTGAGGAGGAGCGTGTCGGCGTGCGCTGGCCGAGCCAACCACATCCGCTCGCTGGAGCACGTGCAGGTGCAGCTCTCGCTGTCCTACAGTCGCCGCGGGGACCTGGAGATCTCGCTCACGAGCCCCATGGGCACCCGCTCCACGCTCGTGGCCATCAG ACCCTTGGACGTCAGCGGCCAAGGCTACAACAACTGGACCTTTATGTCCACCCACTTCTGGGACGAGGACCCGCGGGGCCCCTGGACGCTGGGCCTGGAAAACAAGGGCTACTACTTCAACACGG GGACGCTGTACCGCTACACGCTGCTGCTCTACGGGACGGCCGAGGACATGACGGCGCGGCCCCCGGGCCCCCAGGTGACAGGCAGCGCGTGTGTGCAGCGGGACACAGAGGGGCCGTGCCAGG AACGCCACGGCCCCGCCCACGTCCTGGGCCACCTCCGCCTCTCCTACTGCCCGCCCAGGTACCTCGGCCACACCCGGCAGGCAGTGACCGCTGGGCCCGGCCGCTCCCGCCCTGTGAGCCTGCTCGAGCCGCGGCGCCTCCTGCTACACCTGCCTCGGCCGCTCCCCGCTCACCTGcactgcctgccccccccccccccccccggcctccaCGCTGGACGAGCGTCGCGGCTCCTGCTCAGGACCCGTCCCTCCCAGCGGCCTCCCCCCAGCCCGCCGCAGTCGCCCACCCCGGCCGCCACTGCGGCCGAGCCCGGGCCGTGGTACTGGCCCCGCTGGCCGTGGCCTTCGGGAGCCCCTCACTCCGCAGTGTCCTCGCTGTAG
- the PCSK4 gene encoding proprotein convertase subtilisin/kexin type 4 isoform X1, which translates to MRETEAPESLDLWKTRAGCSPPPPPRLRPDLRAPWGGGGRQPQGPLGVDAFQGSLWPRGRGGRLGPLGGLAGGRGFGGPAPAPPPAAMRPAWTALWLRLALALGLALVGPLPVGWSSARVPIYVSSWAVRVSQGYREAERLARKFGFVYLGQIFPDGQYFHLRHRGVVQQSLSPHWGHRLRLKKDPKVQWFEQQTLRRRVKRSAAVPTDPWFSKQWYMNNKVRPDLNVLQVWSQGLSGRGIVVSVLDDGIEKDHPDLWANYDPLASYDFNDYDPDPQPRYTPGDENRHGTRCAGEVAAIANNGFCGAGVAYNARIGGVRMLDGTITDVIEAQSLSLQPQHIHIYSASWGPEDDGRTVDGPGVLTREAFRRGVTKGRGGLGTLFVWASGNGGLHYDNCNCDGYTNSVYTLSVGSTTREGRAPWYSEACASTLTTTYSSGVATDPQIVTTDLHHRCTDKHTGTSASAPLAAGMIALALEANPFLTWRDMQHLVVRASRPAQLQAEDWRTNGVGRRVSHHYGYGLLDAGLLVDMARTWLPTRRQQKCVIEIVHTPTPAAGALTARAAPSPILPLTQVRRSVSACAGRANHIRSLEHVQVQLSLSYSRRGDLEISLTSPMGTRSTLVAIRCRGGVPGPVAAALSFPRPLDVSGQGYNNWTFMSTHFWDEDPRGPWTLGLENKGYYFNTGTLYRYTLLLYGTAEDMTARPPGPQVTGSACVQRDTEGPCQERHGPAHVLGHLRLSYCPPRYLGHTRQAVTAGPGRSRPVSLLEPRRLLLHLPRPLPAHLHCLPPPPPPGLHAGRASRLLLRTRPSQRPPPSPPQSPTPAATAAEPGPWYWPRWPWPSGAPHSAVSSL; encoded by the exons AtgagggagactgaggctccaGAGAGTTTGGATCTATGGAAGACCAGGGCGGggtgttccccgccccccccaccccgtcttcGGCCGGATCTTCGCgctccttggggggggggggggagacagccGCAAGGACCCCTGGGAGTTGACGCCTTTCAGGGGTCGCTATGGcctcgggggcggggcgggcgcttGGGCCCACTCGGCGGTTTGGCCGGGGGGAGGGGTTTCggaggccccgccccggccccgccccccgccgccatGCGGCCCGCCTGGACTGCGCTCTGGCTGCGCCTTGCCTTGGCTCTGGGCCTGGCCCTCGTTGGCCCCCTGCCTGTGGGGTGGTCCTCGGCCCGGGTCCCCATCTATGTCAGCAGCTGGGCCGTGCGGGTGTCCCAGGGTTACCGGGAGGCCGAGCGCCTGGCGCGCAAATTCGGCTTCGTCTacctggggcag ATCTTTCCTGACGGGCAGTACTTCCACCTGAGGCACCGGGGCGTGGTCCAGCAGTCCCTGAGCCCACACTGGGGCCATCGCCTGCGCCTGAAGAAAGACCCCAAG GTGCAGTGGTTCGAGCAGCAGACGCTGCGGCGGCGTGTGAAGCGCTCGGCGGCGGTGCCCACGGACCCCTGGTTCTCCAAGCAGTGGTACATG AACAACAAGGTGCGGCCGGACCTGAACGTCCTGCAGGTCTGGAGCCAGGGGCTGTCGGGCCGGggcattgtggtctctgtcctgGACGATGGCATCGAGAAGGACCACCCGGACCTCTGGGCCAACTAC GACCCCCTGGCCAGCTACGACTTCAATGACTACGACCCAGACCCCCAGCCGCGATACACGCCCGGCGACGAGAACCG GCACGGGACCCGCTGTGCCGGGGAAGTGGCCGCAATCGCAAACAACGGGTTCTGTGGAGCGGGTGTCGCCTACAATGCCCGGATCGGAG GCGTGCGCATGCTGGACGGCACCATCACGGACGTCATCGAGGCCCAGTCGCTGAGCCTGCAGCCGCAGCACATCCACATCTACAGCGCCAGCTGGGGCCCCGAGGACGACGGCCGCACGGTGGACGGCCCGGGCGTCCTCACCCGCGAGGCCTTCAGGCGCGGCGTGACCAAG GGCCGCGGTGGGCTGGGCACTCTCTTCGTCTGGGCGTCGGGCAACGGCGGCCTGCACTACGACAATTGCAACTGCGACGGCTACACCAACAGCGTGTACACGCTCTCCGTGGGCAGCACCACCCGCGAGGGCCGCGCGCCCTGGTACAGCGAGGCCTGCGCCTCCACACTCACCACCACCTACAGCAGCGGCGTGGCCACCGACCCGCAGATC GTCACCACGGATCTGCACCACCGGTGCACGGACAAACACACGGGCACCTCGGCGTCGGCCCCGCTGGCCGCGGGCATGATCGCCCTGGCTCTGGAGGCCAA CCCGTTCTTGACATGGAGGGATATGCAGCACTTGGTGGTCCGAGCGTCCAGACCCGCGCAGCTCCAGGCTGAGGACTGGAGGACCAACGGCGTGGGGCGCCGAG TGAGCCACCACTATGGCTACGGGCTGCTGGATGCGGGGCTGCTGGTGGACATGGCTCGAACGTGGCTGCCCACACGGCGCCAGCAGAAGTGCGTCATTGAGATCGTACACACCCCCAC gcccGCAGCAGGCGCGCTCACAGCCCGCGCCGCCCCCAGCCCCATCTTGCCGCTGACGCAAGTGAGGAGGAGCGTGTCGGCGTGCGCTGGCCGAGCCAACCACATCCGCTCGCTGGAGCACGTGCAGGTGCAGCTCTCGCTGTCCTACAGTCGCCGCGGGGACCTGGAGATCTCGCTCACGAGCCCCATGGGCACCCGCTCCACGCTCGTGGCCATCAGGTGCAGGGGTGGGGTACCCGGCCCCGTGGCAGCcgctctgtccttccccag ACCCTTGGACGTCAGCGGCCAAGGCTACAACAACTGGACCTTTATGTCCACCCACTTCTGGGACGAGGACCCGCGGGGCCCCTGGACGCTGGGCCTGGAAAACAAGGGCTACTACTTCAACACGG GGACGCTGTACCGCTACACGCTGCTGCTCTACGGGACGGCCGAGGACATGACGGCGCGGCCCCCGGGCCCCCAGGTGACAGGCAGCGCGTGTGTGCAGCGGGACACAGAGGGGCCGTGCCAGG AACGCCACGGCCCCGCCCACGTCCTGGGCCACCTCCGCCTCTCCTACTGCCCGCCCAGGTACCTCGGCCACACCCGGCAGGCAGTGACCGCTGGGCCCGGCCGCTCCCGCCCTGTGAGCCTGCTCGAGCCGCGGCGCCTCCTGCTACACCTGCCTCGGCCGCTCCCCGCTCACCTGcactgcctgccccccccccccccccccggcctccaCGCTGGACGAGCGTCGCGGCTCCTGCTCAGGACCCGTCCCTCCCAGCGGCCTCCCCCCAGCCCGCCGCAGTCGCCCACCCCGGCCGCCACTGCGGCCGAGCCCGGGCCGTGGTACTGGCCCCGCTGGCCGTGGCCTTCGGGAGCCCCTCACTCCGCAGTGTCCTCGCTGTAG
- the PCSK4 gene encoding proprotein convertase subtilisin/kexin type 4 isoform X3, producing MRETEAPESLDLWKTRAGCSPPPPPRLRPDLRAPWGGGGRQPQGPLGVDAFQGSLWPRGRGGRLGPLGGLAGGRGFGGPAPAPPPAAMRPAWTALWLRLALALGLALVGPLPVGWSSARVPIYVSSWAVRVSQGYREAERLARKFGFVYLGQIFPDGQYFHLRHRGVVQQSLSPHWGHRLRLKKDPKVQWFEQQTLRRRVKRSAAVPTDPWFSKQWYMNNKVRPDLNVLQVWSQGLSGRGIVVSVLDDGIEKDHPDLWANYDPLASYDFNDYDPDPQPRYTPGDENRHGTRCAGEVAAIANNGFCGAGVAYNARIGGVRMLDGTITDVIEAQSLSLQPQHIHIYSASWGPEDDGRTVDGPGVLTREAFRRGVTKGRGGLGTLFVWASGNGGLHYDNCNCDGYTNSVYTLSVGSTTREGRAPWYSEACASTLTTTYSSGVATDPQIVTTDLHHRCTDKHTGTSASAPLAAGMIALALEANPFLTWRDMQHLVVRASRPAQLQAEDWRTNGVGRRVSHHYGYGLLDAGLLVDMARTWLPTRRQQKCVIEIVHTPTPILPLTQVRRSVSACAGRANHIRSLEHVQVQLSLSYSRRGDLEISLTSPMGTRSTLVAIRCRGGVPGPVAAALSFPRPLDVSGQGYNNWTFMSTHFWDEDPRGPWTLGLENKGYYFNTGTLYRYTLLLYGTAEDMTARPPGPQVTGSACVQRDTEGPCQERHGPAHVLGHLRLSYCPPRYLGHTRQAVTAGPGRSRPVSLLEPRRLLLHLPRPLPAHLHCLPPPPPPGLHAGRASRLLLRTRPSQRPPPSPPQSPTPAATAAEPGPWYWPRWPWPSGAPHSAVSSL from the exons AtgagggagactgaggctccaGAGAGTTTGGATCTATGGAAGACCAGGGCGGggtgttccccgccccccccaccccgtcttcGGCCGGATCTTCGCgctccttggggggggggggggagacagccGCAAGGACCCCTGGGAGTTGACGCCTTTCAGGGGTCGCTATGGcctcgggggcggggcgggcgcttGGGCCCACTCGGCGGTTTGGCCGGGGGGAGGGGTTTCggaggccccgccccggccccgccccccgccgccatGCGGCCCGCCTGGACTGCGCTCTGGCTGCGCCTTGCCTTGGCTCTGGGCCTGGCCCTCGTTGGCCCCCTGCCTGTGGGGTGGTCCTCGGCCCGGGTCCCCATCTATGTCAGCAGCTGGGCCGTGCGGGTGTCCCAGGGTTACCGGGAGGCCGAGCGCCTGGCGCGCAAATTCGGCTTCGTCTacctggggcag ATCTTTCCTGACGGGCAGTACTTCCACCTGAGGCACCGGGGCGTGGTCCAGCAGTCCCTGAGCCCACACTGGGGCCATCGCCTGCGCCTGAAGAAAGACCCCAAG GTGCAGTGGTTCGAGCAGCAGACGCTGCGGCGGCGTGTGAAGCGCTCGGCGGCGGTGCCCACGGACCCCTGGTTCTCCAAGCAGTGGTACATG AACAACAAGGTGCGGCCGGACCTGAACGTCCTGCAGGTCTGGAGCCAGGGGCTGTCGGGCCGGggcattgtggtctctgtcctgGACGATGGCATCGAGAAGGACCACCCGGACCTCTGGGCCAACTAC GACCCCCTGGCCAGCTACGACTTCAATGACTACGACCCAGACCCCCAGCCGCGATACACGCCCGGCGACGAGAACCG GCACGGGACCCGCTGTGCCGGGGAAGTGGCCGCAATCGCAAACAACGGGTTCTGTGGAGCGGGTGTCGCCTACAATGCCCGGATCGGAG GCGTGCGCATGCTGGACGGCACCATCACGGACGTCATCGAGGCCCAGTCGCTGAGCCTGCAGCCGCAGCACATCCACATCTACAGCGCCAGCTGGGGCCCCGAGGACGACGGCCGCACGGTGGACGGCCCGGGCGTCCTCACCCGCGAGGCCTTCAGGCGCGGCGTGACCAAG GGCCGCGGTGGGCTGGGCACTCTCTTCGTCTGGGCGTCGGGCAACGGCGGCCTGCACTACGACAATTGCAACTGCGACGGCTACACCAACAGCGTGTACACGCTCTCCGTGGGCAGCACCACCCGCGAGGGCCGCGCGCCCTGGTACAGCGAGGCCTGCGCCTCCACACTCACCACCACCTACAGCAGCGGCGTGGCCACCGACCCGCAGATC GTCACCACGGATCTGCACCACCGGTGCACGGACAAACACACGGGCACCTCGGCGTCGGCCCCGCTGGCCGCGGGCATGATCGCCCTGGCTCTGGAGGCCAA CCCGTTCTTGACATGGAGGGATATGCAGCACTTGGTGGTCCGAGCGTCCAGACCCGCGCAGCTCCAGGCTGAGGACTGGAGGACCAACGGCGTGGGGCGCCGAG TGAGCCACCACTATGGCTACGGGCTGCTGGATGCGGGGCTGCTGGTGGACATGGCTCGAACGTGGCTGCCCACACGGCGCCAGCAGAAGTGCGTCATTGAGATCGTACACACCCCCAC CCCCATCTTGCCGCTGACGCAAGTGAGGAGGAGCGTGTCGGCGTGCGCTGGCCGAGCCAACCACATCCGCTCGCTGGAGCACGTGCAGGTGCAGCTCTCGCTGTCCTACAGTCGCCGCGGGGACCTGGAGATCTCGCTCACGAGCCCCATGGGCACCCGCTCCACGCTCGTGGCCATCAGGTGCAGGGGTGGGGTACCCGGCCCCGTGGCAGCcgctctgtccttccccag ACCCTTGGACGTCAGCGGCCAAGGCTACAACAACTGGACCTTTATGTCCACCCACTTCTGGGACGAGGACCCGCGGGGCCCCTGGACGCTGGGCCTGGAAAACAAGGGCTACTACTTCAACACGG GGACGCTGTACCGCTACACGCTGCTGCTCTACGGGACGGCCGAGGACATGACGGCGCGGCCCCCGGGCCCCCAGGTGACAGGCAGCGCGTGTGTGCAGCGGGACACAGAGGGGCCGTGCCAGG AACGCCACGGCCCCGCCCACGTCCTGGGCCACCTCCGCCTCTCCTACTGCCCGCCCAGGTACCTCGGCCACACCCGGCAGGCAGTGACCGCTGGGCCCGGCCGCTCCCGCCCTGTGAGCCTGCTCGAGCCGCGGCGCCTCCTGCTACACCTGCCTCGGCCGCTCCCCGCTCACCTGcactgcctgccccccccccccccccccggcctccaCGCTGGACGAGCGTCGCGGCTCCTGCTCAGGACCCGTCCCTCCCAGCGGCCTCCCCCCAGCCCGCCGCAGTCGCCCACCCCGGCCGCCACTGCGGCCGAGCCCGGGCCGTGGTACTGGCCCCGCTGGCCGTGGCCTTCGGGAGCCCCTCACTCCGCAGTGTCCTCGCTGTAG